Proteins from one Pithys albifrons albifrons isolate INPA30051 chromosome 2, PitAlb_v1, whole genome shotgun sequence genomic window:
- the FDFT1 gene encoding squalene synthase isoform X1: MELLRKWLGHPEEIYNILRFKMGGYRAVMPRVDPDSLGCGLRTCYRYLNQTSRSFAAVIQALDGELRHAVCIFYLVLRAMDTIEDDMSIPLDVKVPMLHEFHSYLYQPEWKYTESKEKDRQVLEDFPTISMEFRNLSKVYQDVISDICNKMGFGMAEFLEKKVDSQHEWDMYCHYVAGLVGIGLSRLFSASELEDSIVGQDTELANSMGLFLQKTNIIRDYLEDQMEGREFWPREVWSRYAQKLSDLAKPENIEMAVQCLNELITNALHHVPDVLTYLSRLKNQSVFNFCAIPQVMAIATLAACYNNKQVFRGVVKIRKGQAVTLMMDATNIQAVKAIMYQYVEEIYQKIPSTDPSSNKTQQVIASIRAMSLPGSSMASRHHYSPIYLSCAMLLAALSWQYLSTLSKATEEYVQAGEN, translated from the exons ATGGAGCTGCTGCGGAAATGGCTCGGCCACCCCGAGGAGATCTACAACATCCTGCGCTTCAAGATGGGCGGCTACCGCGCCGTCATGCCGCGGGTCGACCCG GACTCGCTGGGATGTGGCCTCCGCACCTGCTACCGATACCTCAACCAGACCAGCCGCAGCTTCGCCGCCGTCATCCAGGCTCTGGACGGGGAGCTGCG ACATGCTGTCTGTATATTCTACCTGGTGCTCCGTGCCATGGACACCATAGAGGATGATATGAGCATCCCCTTGGATGTGAAGGTCCCAATGCTGCACGAGTTCCACTCCTACCTCTACCAGCCAGAGTGGAAGTACACGGAGAGCAAGGAGAAGGACCGGCAGGTGCTGGAAGACTTCCCAACG ATCTCTATGGAGTTCAGGAACCTGTCAAAGGTCTACCAGGATGTGATTTCAGATATTTGCAACAAGATGGGTTTTGGAATGGCAGAGTTCTTGGAGAAGAAAGTGGACTCTCAGCATGAGTGGGATATG TATTGTCACTACgttgctgggctggtggggaTCGGCCTTTCCCGTCTCTTCTCTGCATCAGAGCTGGAAGATTCTATTGTGGGGCAGGACACGGAGCTGGCAAACTCCATGGGCCTCTTCCTACAGAAAACCAACATCATCCGTGACTATCTGGAGGACCAGATGGAAGGAAGGGAGTTCTGGCCCAGAGAG GTTTGGAGCAGATACGCACAGAAGCTCTCGGACCTTGCCAAGCCGGAGAACATCGAGATGGCCGTGCAGTGTCTGAATGAGCTCATCACCAACGCCCTCCACCACGTCCCGGACGTCCTCACGTACTTATCCCGCCTGAAAAACCAAAGTGTCTTCAACTTCTGTGCTATCCCCCAG GTGATGGCCATTGCCACACTGGCTGCCTGCTACAACAACAAGCAGGTGTTCAGGGGTGTGGTGAAGATCCGCAAGGGACAAGCTGTCACTCTCATGATGGATGCCACAAACATACAAGCTGTCAAAGCCATCATGTACCAGTATGTGGAAGAG ATCTACCAGAAGATCCCAAGCACAGACCCATCCTCCAACAAGACACAGCAGGTCATCGCCTCCATCCGCGCCATGAGCTTGCCCGGCAGCTCCATGGCATCCCGGCACCACTATTCCCCCATCTACCTGTCCTGTGCCATGCTCCTGgcagccctgagctggcagTACCTCAGCACCCTCTCCAAGGCCACTGAGGAGTACGTCCAGGCGGGAGAGAACTGA
- the FDFT1 gene encoding squalene synthase isoform X2, whose amino-acid sequence MELLRKWLGHPEEIYNILRFKMGGYRAVMPRVDPDSLGCGLRTCYRYLNQTSRSFAAVIQALDGELRHAVCIFYLVLRAMDTIEDDMSIPLDVKVPMLHEFHSYLYQPEWKYTESKEKDRQVLEDFPTISMEFRNLSKVYQDVISDICNKMGFGMAEFLEKKVDSQHEWDMYCHYVAGLVGIGLSRLFSASELEDSIVGQDTELANSMGLFLQKTNIIRDYLEDQMEGREFWPREVWSRYAQKLSDLAKPENIEMAVQCLNELITNALHHVPDVLTYLSRLKNQSVFNFCAIPQVMAIATLAACYNNKQVFRGVVKIRKGQAVTLMMDATNIQAVKAIMYQYVEEIYQKIPSTDPSSNKTQQVIASIRAMSLPGSSMASRHHYSPIYLSCAMLLAALSWQYLSTLSKATEEMV is encoded by the exons ATGGAGCTGCTGCGGAAATGGCTCGGCCACCCCGAGGAGATCTACAACATCCTGCGCTTCAAGATGGGCGGCTACCGCGCCGTCATGCCGCGGGTCGACCCG GACTCGCTGGGATGTGGCCTCCGCACCTGCTACCGATACCTCAACCAGACCAGCCGCAGCTTCGCCGCCGTCATCCAGGCTCTGGACGGGGAGCTGCG ACATGCTGTCTGTATATTCTACCTGGTGCTCCGTGCCATGGACACCATAGAGGATGATATGAGCATCCCCTTGGATGTGAAGGTCCCAATGCTGCACGAGTTCCACTCCTACCTCTACCAGCCAGAGTGGAAGTACACGGAGAGCAAGGAGAAGGACCGGCAGGTGCTGGAAGACTTCCCAACG ATCTCTATGGAGTTCAGGAACCTGTCAAAGGTCTACCAGGATGTGATTTCAGATATTTGCAACAAGATGGGTTTTGGAATGGCAGAGTTCTTGGAGAAGAAAGTGGACTCTCAGCATGAGTGGGATATG TATTGTCACTACgttgctgggctggtggggaTCGGCCTTTCCCGTCTCTTCTCTGCATCAGAGCTGGAAGATTCTATTGTGGGGCAGGACACGGAGCTGGCAAACTCCATGGGCCTCTTCCTACAGAAAACCAACATCATCCGTGACTATCTGGAGGACCAGATGGAAGGAAGGGAGTTCTGGCCCAGAGAG GTTTGGAGCAGATACGCACAGAAGCTCTCGGACCTTGCCAAGCCGGAGAACATCGAGATGGCCGTGCAGTGTCTGAATGAGCTCATCACCAACGCCCTCCACCACGTCCCGGACGTCCTCACGTACTTATCCCGCCTGAAAAACCAAAGTGTCTTCAACTTCTGTGCTATCCCCCAG GTGATGGCCATTGCCACACTGGCTGCCTGCTACAACAACAAGCAGGTGTTCAGGGGTGTGGTGAAGATCCGCAAGGGACAAGCTGTCACTCTCATGATGGATGCCACAAACATACAAGCTGTCAAAGCCATCATGTACCAGTATGTGGAAGAG ATCTACCAGAAGATCCCAAGCACAGACCCATCCTCCAACAAGACACAGCAGGTCATCGCCTCCATCCGCGCCATGAGCTTGCCCGGCAGCTCCATGGCATCCCGGCACCACTATTCCCCCATCTACCTGTCCTGTGCCATGCTCCTGgcagccctgagctggcagTACCTCAGCACCCTCTCCAAGGCCACTGAGGA